One region of Citrus sinensis cultivar Valencia sweet orange chromosome 6, DVS_A1.0, whole genome shotgun sequence genomic DNA includes:
- the LOC102612545 gene encoding small polypeptide DEVIL 16, translating into MAGKEKNTSFADNTNQNSCDPCRSFGQKCSHLVKKQRAKFYILRRCIAMLVCWRERGDP; encoded by the coding sequence atggcAGGTAAGGAGAAAAACACAAGCTTTGCTGATAATACTAATCAAAATTCGTGCGACCCTTGTAGATCTTTCGGTCAGAAGTGCAGTCATCTTGTGAAGAAGCAGCGTGCAAAATTCTACATCCTCCGCCGTTGCATTGCAATGCTTGTCTGCTGGCGTGAACGTGGCGATCCATGA